The proteins below are encoded in one region of Mycobacterium botniense:
- a CDS encoding carbohydrate ABC transporter permease — translation MSSLKSAVIYAGLLVGALITLGPFALGLLTSFTTAHQFATGTPLAWPRPPTLANYAQLIGAGFGRALAVTAVMTAVIVLGQLSFSVLASYAFARLQFPGRDALFWVYVATLMVPPTVTVVPLYLMMAQLGLRNTFWALVLPFLFGSPYAIFMLREYFRAIPDDLVNAARLDGANTLDVIVHVVVPSSRPVLVTLLLITVVSQWNNFMWPLVITSGPNWRVLTVATAALQSRYNAQWTLVMAATTLAIVPLIIVFVALQRHIVRSIVVTGLK, via the coding sequence ATGAGCTCACTTAAATCCGCTGTGATCTACGCCGGTCTGCTGGTCGGTGCGCTGATCACGTTGGGGCCGTTCGCTCTCGGGTTGCTGACGTCGTTCACCACAGCGCACCAGTTCGCGACGGGTACGCCGCTGGCCTGGCCGCGGCCCCCGACGTTGGCCAACTATGCACAGCTGATTGGTGCTGGATTCGGCCGGGCGCTGGCCGTCACCGCGGTGATGACGGCGGTGATCGTGCTTGGCCAGCTGAGCTTTTCGGTCCTGGCTTCCTACGCGTTCGCCCGGTTGCAGTTTCCGGGCCGCGACGCCCTGTTTTGGGTGTACGTTGCGACGTTGATGGTGCCTCCGACGGTCACGGTGGTACCGCTGTATCTGATGATGGCTCAACTGGGCCTGCGCAACACGTTCTGGGCGTTGGTGCTGCCGTTCCTGTTCGGCTCACCCTACGCTATTTTTATGCTGCGGGAGTACTTTCGTGCTATACCCGACGACCTGGTCAACGCCGCGCGGCTGGACGGCGCCAATACCCTGGACGTGATCGTGCATGTGGTGGTGCCGTCGAGCCGGCCGGTCCTGGTCACCCTGTTGCTGATCACCGTGGTCTCGCAGTGGAACAATTTCATGTGGCCGCTGGTGATCACCAGCGGACCCAACTGGCGGGTGCTGACGGTGGCGACCGCGGCACTGCAGTCCCGCTATAACGCACAGTGGACGCTGGTGATGGCCGCGACCACACTAGCGATCGTGCCGCTGATCATCGTGTTCGTGGCCCTCCAGCGTCACATCGTGCGGTCTATCGTCGTGACTGGACTGAAATGA
- a CDS encoding carbohydrate ABC transporter permease, with the protein MAETGLSLKHRSTVLGYALLAPSLFGVVAFLVLPILVVVWLSLHRWDLLGPIEYVGLDNWRAVLSDPSFGNSLLVTLVFVAIVVPAQTLLGLLAAAMLARGLPGSGVFRVLYVLPWICAPLAIAVLWRWILAPTDGAVAALLGHRIEWLTDPRLALPVVSAVVVWTNVGYVALFFLAGILAIPADIHAAARVDGATAWQRFRRITLPMLRPTTFFVLLTGIISAAQVFDTVYVLTGGGPAGRTDLVAHRIYVEAFESAAIGRAAVMSIVLFALLLGVTVVQRLYFRRRISYELT; encoded by the coding sequence ATGGCCGAGACCGGGCTATCGCTGAAGCACCGCTCCACCGTGCTGGGGTACGCGCTGCTTGCCCCCAGCCTGTTCGGCGTGGTCGCGTTCCTCGTGCTGCCGATTCTCGTTGTGGTCTGGCTCAGCTTGCACCGCTGGGACCTGCTGGGCCCCATCGAGTATGTCGGGCTGGACAATTGGCGCGCCGTGCTCAGCGACCCGAGCTTCGGCAACTCGCTGCTGGTCACACTGGTGTTCGTGGCCATTGTGGTGCCCGCGCAGACCCTACTGGGCCTGCTGGCCGCGGCGATGCTGGCGCGCGGCCTGCCCGGCAGCGGGGTGTTCCGCGTGCTCTACGTGCTGCCGTGGATCTGCGCGCCGCTGGCGATCGCGGTGTTGTGGCGCTGGATCCTCGCACCCACCGACGGCGCGGTCGCCGCGCTGCTGGGGCATCGTATCGAATGGCTGACCGATCCGCGCCTGGCGCTGCCGGTGGTCTCGGCAGTCGTGGTGTGGACCAACGTCGGCTACGTCGCGTTGTTTTTCCTCGCGGGCATTCTGGCCATCCCCGCTGACATCCACGCCGCCGCACGTGTCGACGGCGCCACCGCCTGGCAGCGTTTCCGGCGCATCACGCTGCCGATGCTGAGACCCACCACGTTCTTCGTGCTTCTCACCGGAATCATCAGCGCTGCACAGGTTTTCGATACTGTCTATGTGTTGACCGGCGGCGGTCCGGCGGGACGCACCGACTTGGTCGCCCACCGTATTTACGTCGAGGCGTTCGAGTCGGCCGCTATCGGGCGGGCTGCGGTGATGTCGATCGTGCTGTTCGCCCTGCTGCTGGGTGTCACTGTCGTCCAACGTCTGTATTTTCGGCGGCGGATCAGCTATGAGCTCACTTAA
- a CDS encoding TldD/PmbA family protein, producing MTSNRGIDADFLELPRRELADAALSTATAAGASHADLRVHRITTEYIQLRDGELETAVVDRELGLAVRVIVNGTWGFASHAELAPPVAADTARRAVQVATTLAPLNTERVELAPEPVYPDATWVSSYQVDPFTVPTADKIAVLQEYSGRLLAADGVDHVSAALTAVKEHTFYADTFGSSITQQRVRLMPRIEAVAVDTATGGFDSMRTLAPPTARGWEVLAGDEVWNWTEELAQIPSLLAEKVKAPTVTPGPTDLVIDPSNLWLTIHESIGHATEYDRAIGYEAAYAGTSFATPDKLGSLRYGSPVMNVTADRTVEFGLASVGYDDEGVAAQSWDLVRDGIFVGYQLDRAFALRLGQPRSNGCSYADSPHHVPIQRMANVSLQPSPDDLSTADLIARVEDGIYIVGDKSWSIDMQRYNFQFTGQRFFRIRGGRVDGQLRDVAYQSTTTDFWNSMEAVGGASTWRLGGAFNCGKAQPGQVAAVSHGCPSALFRGVNVLNTRTEARR from the coding sequence GTGACATCGAACCGAGGGATTGATGCCGATTTCTTGGAACTGCCGCGCCGGGAGCTGGCCGATGCGGCGCTGTCGACGGCCACCGCAGCCGGGGCCAGTCATGCCGATCTGCGGGTCCACCGCATCACCACCGAGTACATCCAGCTGCGTGACGGTGAGCTGGAGACCGCCGTCGTCGACCGTGAGCTCGGCCTGGCGGTGCGGGTGATCGTCAACGGCACCTGGGGGTTCGCCTCCCACGCCGAGCTGGCGCCGCCGGTGGCGGCCGACACCGCGCGCCGGGCGGTGCAGGTGGCCACCACCCTGGCGCCGCTGAACACCGAGCGTGTCGAGCTGGCGCCCGAGCCGGTATACCCCGACGCCACCTGGGTGTCGAGTTACCAGGTCGACCCGTTCACCGTACCCACCGCCGACAAGATCGCGGTGCTGCAAGAGTATTCGGGCCGGTTGCTGGCCGCCGACGGCGTGGATCATGTTTCGGCCGCCTTGACCGCTGTCAAGGAACACACCTTCTACGCCGACACGTTCGGGTCGTCGATCACCCAGCAGCGAGTGCGGCTGATGCCGCGGATCGAGGCGGTCGCCGTCGACACCGCGACGGGCGGTTTCGACAGCATGCGCACGCTGGCCCCGCCAACCGCACGCGGCTGGGAGGTGCTGGCCGGCGACGAGGTGTGGAACTGGACCGAGGAGCTCGCGCAAATACCGTCGCTGCTGGCCGAAAAGGTCAAGGCGCCCACGGTGACGCCGGGCCCGACCGACCTGGTGATCGACCCGTCCAACCTGTGGCTGACCATCCACGAATCCATCGGCCACGCAACCGAATACGACCGCGCCATCGGATATGAAGCCGCCTACGCCGGGACGTCGTTCGCCACCCCGGACAAGCTGGGCAGCCTGCGCTACGGGTCGCCGGTGATGAATGTCACCGCCGATCGCACCGTCGAGTTCGGTTTAGCCAGCGTCGGTTACGACGACGAAGGGGTCGCCGCGCAGAGCTGGGACCTGGTGCGGGACGGGATCTTCGTCGGCTACCAGCTCGACCGGGCGTTCGCGCTGCGGCTCGGCCAGCCACGCTCCAACGGCTGCTCGTATGCCGACTCGCCGCATCACGTGCCGATCCAGCGGATGGCCAACGTGTCGCTGCAACCCAGCCCCGACGATCTCAGCACCGCTGACCTGATCGCCCGCGTTGAGGACGGCATCTACATCGTCGGGGACAAATCATGGTCGATTGACATGCAGCGCTACAACTTTCAGTTCACCGGCCAGCGCTTCTTCCGCATCCGCGGCGGGCGGGTGGACGGGCAACTGCGCGACGTCGCCTACCAGTCCACCACCACCGATTTTTGGAACTCCATGGAGGCCGTGGGCGGGGCGTCGACATGGCGGCTGGGCGGCGCCTTCAACTGCGGCAAAGCCCAGCCCGGGCAGGTCGCCGCCGTCAGCCACGGCTGCCCGTCGGCGTTGTTCCGCGGCGTCAACGTGCTCAACACCCGCACCGAGGCCCGCCGATGA
- a CDS encoding TldD/PmbA family protein, with amino-acid sequence MISAQLLVEIALDAAARGRVDETMVLVTDRSEASLRWANNSMTTNGVSTSRTTTVISIVREGDSARVGSLRSAEVDPSAVPGLVAASQQAAWSAPQARDVAPLISAADVPGDWDDAVSGTGAEVFASISGPLSRGFRGADQLYGFAHHVVETTFLASSTGLRRRYTQPSGSVEINAKRGGASAWAGVGTPDFADVPADLLLEQLSTRLGWAGRTVQLPAGRYETIMPPSTVADLMIYMAWTMSGRGAQEGRTAFSAPGGGTRVGERLTQLPLTLYSDPFAPGLECSPFVAVSGSSETVSVFDNGMDTGRVDWIRDGVINALAYPRGAAREFGAPVAVAADNLLMTGGDAGLDQMIAGTERGLLLTTLWYIRVVDPTTLLLTGLTRDGVYLVEDGRVSAAVNNFRFNESPLDLLRRATEAGVSEVTLPREWGDWATRAAMPSLRIPDFHMSSVSQAQ; translated from the coding sequence ATGATCAGCGCACAGTTGCTCGTCGAGATCGCCCTCGACGCCGCCGCCCGGGGACGGGTCGACGAGACCATGGTGCTGGTCACCGACCGCTCCGAGGCGTCGCTGCGCTGGGCCAACAACTCCATGACCACCAACGGGGTGTCAACCAGCCGCACGACCACGGTGATTTCGATTGTCCGCGAAGGGGATAGCGCCCGCGTCGGCTCACTGCGCTCCGCGGAGGTGGACCCGTCGGCGGTTCCGGGGTTGGTGGCCGCGTCCCAGCAGGCGGCATGGTCTGCGCCGCAGGCGCGCGACGTCGCACCCCTGATCAGCGCTGCCGATGTGCCCGGGGACTGGGATGATGCGGTCTCCGGCACCGGGGCCGAGGTGTTCGCGAGTATCAGCGGCCCGCTCAGTCGGGGCTTCCGCGGCGCCGACCAGCTGTACGGGTTCGCGCATCACGTCGTGGAGACGACATTTCTGGCGTCGTCGACAGGGCTGCGGCGTCGCTACACCCAGCCCAGCGGATCGGTGGAGATCAACGCCAAACGCGGCGGCGCCAGCGCCTGGGCGGGTGTGGGCACTCCCGATTTCGCCGATGTGCCTGCGGATCTGCTGCTTGAGCAGCTGTCGACGCGGCTGGGTTGGGCGGGGCGGACCGTGCAGTTGCCGGCGGGCCGCTACGAGACGATCATGCCGCCCTCGACGGTGGCCGACCTGATGATCTATATGGCGTGGACGATGAGCGGCCGCGGCGCGCAGGAGGGCCGCACCGCGTTCTCCGCGCCCGGCGGCGGGACGCGGGTAGGGGAGCGGCTGACACAGTTGCCGCTGACGTTGTACTCCGATCCGTTTGCCCCCGGCCTGGAATGTTCGCCGTTCGTTGCGGTGTCGGGGTCCTCGGAAACGGTGTCGGTGTTCGACAACGGGATGGATACCGGGCGGGTGGACTGGATCCGCGACGGGGTCATCAACGCGCTGGCCTATCCGCGGGGCGCGGCGCGGGAGTTCGGCGCCCCGGTTGCGGTGGCCGCCGACAATCTGCTGATGACCGGCGGTGACGCCGGGCTGGACCAGATGATCGCCGGTACCGAGCGCGGCCTGTTGTTGACGACGCTGTGGTATATCCGCGTGGTCGACCCGACCACGCTGCTGTTGACCGGGCTCACCCGCGACGGCGTGTATCTGGTCGAGGACGGCCGGGTGAGCGCGGCGGTCAACAATTTCCGGTTCAACGAGAGCCCGCTTGACTTGCTGCGCCGGGCGACTGAGGCCGGGGTCAGCGAGGTGACCCTGCCGCGGGAATGGGGCGATTGGGCCACCAGGGCGGCGATGCCGTCGCTGCGGATTCCCGACTTTCACATGTCCTCGGTGAGCCAGGCGCAATAA
- a CDS encoding carboxymuconolactone decarboxylase family protein, with the protein MGVGEELTRLVALAGGRLTALVRRVCAQTLGLPPLPVEVAVDAPGSDTEAVVAEFAEQFSVDVSLIGDEQRSRLWAALGDKTFGVVTQMYIADFVPRVRAGLQALDVGREYLSWVNGVDAWDHTSDASDAVFSGFLPAVARLRALDALTSELVRLRGASQHHCRLCRSLRETTALKAGGSERLYGEIERFENSRLLTDRHKAALRYVDALIWSPAHIDPQVAAAVRDGFSAAEAVELTFDVMRNASNKIAVSLGADAPRVQQGTERYVITADGQTVFG; encoded by the coding sequence ATGGGTGTGGGCGAGGAGCTGACGCGGCTGGTGGCGCTCGCGGGCGGTCGGCTCACGGCGCTGGTGCGGCGGGTGTGTGCCCAGACACTTGGTCTGCCGCCGCTGCCGGTAGAGGTTGCGGTGGACGCGCCCGGGTCGGATACCGAGGCCGTGGTCGCCGAATTCGCCGAGCAGTTCAGCGTTGATGTGTCGCTGATCGGCGACGAGCAGCGCTCAAGGCTGTGGGCAGCGCTGGGAGACAAGACGTTCGGTGTGGTGACCCAGATGTATATCGCCGACTTCGTGCCGCGGGTGCGCGCCGGGCTGCAGGCCCTGGACGTCGGCCGCGAATACCTGAGCTGGGTGAATGGGGTCGACGCCTGGGATCACACCAGTGACGCGTCCGATGCGGTGTTCAGCGGTTTTCTGCCGGCGGTCGCACGGTTGCGTGCGCTCGATGCGCTGACCTCCGAGCTGGTCCGGTTGCGCGGGGCGAGCCAACACCATTGCCGGTTGTGCAGGTCGCTGCGTGAGACGACGGCCCTGAAGGCGGGCGGGTCGGAGCGGCTCTACGGCGAGATCGAGCGGTTCGAGAATTCCCGGCTGCTCACCGACCGGCACAAAGCGGCGCTGCGCTATGTCGACGCGCTGATCTGGTCGCCGGCGCACATTGACCCGCAGGTCGCGGCGGCGGTGCGAGACGGGTTCTCCGCGGCCGAAGCCGTGGAACTGACTTTCGACGTGATGCGCAACGCCAGCAACAAGATCGCCGTATCGCTGGGCGCTGATGCGCCGCGGGTTCAGCAGGGCACCGAGCGGTATGTGATCACCGCCGACGGCCAGACGGTGTTTGGCTGA
- a CDS encoding transposase, which produces MTTVAPSLPAIVGCEALTAAKIVGETAHLGRFGSKDAFARLHGTAALLVWPSNKQRHRLSRTGNRQLNAALHRIALTQAHGHPPAHALLDRRKSNGDGGIKALRVLKRRFSDIVYRAMLTDQNQSQPIAA; this is translated from the coding sequence GTGACCACCGTCGCCCCGTCGCTGCCGGCCATCGTTGGCTGCGAAGCATTGACTGCGGCAAAGATCGTCGGGGAAACCGCCCACCTGGGCCGGTTCGGCTCCAAGGATGCCTTCGCCCGACTCCATGGCACCGCAGCGCTACTGGTGTGGCCGTCAAACAAACAACGACACCGCCTGTCACGCACCGGGAACCGCCAACTCAACGCCGCTCTGCACCGCATCGCACTGACTCAAGCACACGGTCATCCCCCAGCACATGCGCTGCTGGATCGCCGCAAAAGCAACGGCGATGGCGGCATCAAAGCCCTACGTGTCCTCAAACGCCGCTTCTCCGACATCGTCTACCGGGCAATGCTCACAGACCAAAACCAGTCACAACCCATCGCCGCTTGA
- a CDS encoding ribbon-helix-helix domain-containing protein, whose product MAKRSAKDYEEMSRAVESGAYTVRGPMEFGATLRMGRPIKGTPTAGKTPGVTVRLPTSLRVEIEKRVKAGESRSESELIRQAVVEYLERHPGGR is encoded by the coding sequence ATGGCGAAGAGAAGCGCTAAGGATTACGAAGAGATGAGCCGCGCTGTTGAATCTGGCGCGTATACCGTGCGCGGCCCGATGGAGTTCGGCGCCACGCTACGCATGGGCCGCCCCATCAAAGGCACCCCGACGGCGGGTAAGACGCCGGGAGTGACTGTCCGGCTCCCCACTTCTCTGCGTGTCGAGATCGAAAAGCGGGTCAAGGCCGGGGAATCCCGCTCAGAGTCAGAACTGATCCGTCAGGCAGTCGTGGAATACCTCGAACGCCACCCAGGCGGTCGCTGA
- a CDS encoding type I restriction enzyme endonuclease domain-containing protein — MEAEVDVAVKQIVSEHISSTRVLDIYAEAGMERPDLSLIDENFIDKFRQSDRPNLQIEMLKRLLADEIKAVGKRNLVAERTFSEMLASSVLRYQNHALDAAAVVAELVELAKQLKHAWITARR, encoded by the coding sequence ATCGAGGCCGAAGTCGACGTAGCCGTCAAACAGATTGTCTCAGAGCATATCTCCAGTACTAGAGTCCTCGATATCTACGCCGAAGCGGGGATGGAACGACCTGACCTGTCGTTGATCGACGAGAATTTCATCGATAAGTTCCGCCAGAGCGATCGCCCAAACCTGCAGATCGAGATGCTCAAGCGTCTGCTTGCGGACGAGATCAAGGCTGTCGGCAAACGAAATCTCGTGGCAGAGCGGACGTTTTCCGAGATGCTCGCCAGCTCAGTCTTGCGGTATCAGAACCATGCTCTGGATGCGGCGGCCGTCGTCGCCGAGCTCGTCGAACTGGCCAAGCAGCTCAAACACGCATGGATAACGGCCCGGAGATGA
- a CDS encoding type I restriction enzyme endonuclease domain-containing protein, which produces MVGMPGILFLMPLDAVDDVLKTALRPESQVAESENWRAYRLLTEGVPVDFRASDGSIRAVAGTADWLLGYHPGLPELPCTKETPCLKCRFMAHARRARSLFAMCVPADEALAIREDVAFIEAVRASIAKIEARTARAPTSRPKST; this is translated from the coding sequence ATGGTCGGGATGCCGGGCATACTCTTTCTGATGCCCCTGGACGCCGTCGACGATGTGCTGAAGACAGCCCTGCGGCCGGAGTCGCAGGTGGCCGAGTCGGAAAACTGGCGCGCGTACCGCCTTCTAACTGAAGGTGTTCCGGTTGACTTCAGAGCCAGTGATGGCAGCATCCGCGCGGTTGCGGGCACCGCTGACTGGCTGCTGGGCTATCACCCGGGCCTTCCAGAGTTACCGTGCACCAAGGAGACACCGTGTCTGAAGTGCCGATTCATGGCGCACGCGCGTCGCGCAAGGTCGCTGTTTGCCATGTGCGTGCCCGCCGACGAAGCGCTGGCGATCCGCGAAGACGTCGCTTTCATCGAAGCTGTCCGCGCCTCGATCGCCAAGATCGAGGCGCGGACCGCGAGGGCGCCGACATCGAGGCCGAAGTCGACGTAG